From Bacteroides uniformis:
GTAACATGAATCAAAAGGACTCTGTATTCCACTACCTCAGGCTGGGAGAAAAGTTGTCAATGATACAAAACAGCTTTAAGGGCGTATTCGTAAACAAAGTAGAAACGGTAAACAGTTATCTGGACTATCCCGACTCTTTGGAAAAAGCACTGCAACTTGCCCTTAGCATCTGTCCCGATACCGTGCGGATGCCCCAATGGGCCAAATACCAACTCAACCTCCACCTAGGCCGGGCCTTACTGCAAACCGGGAAGGAGCAAAACGGCATACACCTGATAGACCGGGCTGCACAAGACCTCATCAACATGAAGTTCATGGAAGGCCGCGATGCCAACGAGATATTAATGGATTACTATCTGGCCAAAGGCATGAACGACGATTTTGCTCGTTGCTACATCCGTAACCGACAGTTTGCCGATTCTCTGGACAATAACGAAAAGAAACGTGCTGTGGCAGCAGCCAACATCCGGTTTGATGCCAACCAAAAAGAGAAAGAAAACAAACTGCTCTCGGCACAAGTGCAATGGCAGCAACAGCAGTTGTTCTACAACATCTGCATCTCCATTACATTACTGTTGCTACTTATCACCACTACAGCCTATTTCATCATCCGAAGGAAGGCCAACCACCAGCTTATAGAAAACAACAAACGGGAAATACAGACCCTCATTACCCGGCAGCAAGACCTGAACCGCCGCAACGAACAACTGACGGAAGAAATAGAACGGGCCATGGCTACCAATAACCTCAACTCCATTCGCCAGCTCACCGTGCAAAGCCTGCTCAGCAGGGAAGATGAGAACACATTCCGCCGGTCGTTTGCCACCATACATCCTTCTTATCTGCCCAAGCTCCGCGAAAGTTATCCTCAACTGACCCGCAACGAAGAATTGCTGGCCATGCTCATCTGCATGAACCAAAGTACCGACGAAATAGCCCTTATCATGGGAATCAACCGGAATAGTGTAAACGTAGTCCGTTCGCGCATGCGCAAGAACATGGAATTGCCCAAAGAAAAATCCCTGGATGAAGTATTGAAACAATACCTTACATAACAAATAAAAATAAGCCCGCTTATTTTGCTCTACGTTTGGTTTACACTATCTTTGCGGCGTTTAATACACAAAACCTATGGTAAGAAAGTTCGATTTTCTCGTTATCGGCTCCGGACTTGCCGGTATGAGTTTTGCGCTGAAAGTAGCGCATAAAGGAACAGTAGCCCTCATTTGTAAGGCAGGTTTGGAAGAGGCAAACACTTATTTTGCACAAGGAGGTATCGCCTCTGTCACCAATCTGGCCGTAGACAATTTTGAAAAGCATATCGAAGATACCATGATTGCGGGTGACTGGATAAGCGACCGTGAAGCCGTAGAGAAGGTGGTGCGCAATGCCCCCGAACAAATCAAGGAGCTTATCAAATGGGGAGTGAACTTCGACAAAAAGGAGGACGGAGAGTTTGACCTGCACAAAGAAGGCGGCCACTCCGAATTCCGCATCCTCCACCATAAGGACAATACGGGTGCAGAGATACAGACCAGCCTCATTGAAGCTGTGAAGCAACACCCCAACATCACCGTACTGACCGACCATTACGCTGTGGAAATCATTACCCAGCATCACCAGGGAATCATCGTTACCCGCCACACCCCCGGCATCAAGTGCTACGGTGCCTATGTGCTGAACGAAGCGACGGGCGAGGTGGATACCTTCCTTTCCAAAGTCACCATCATGGCAACGGGCGGTTGCGAAGCCGTTTACCGCCATACCACCAACCCGCTGGTGGCCACGGGAGACGGCATTGCCATGGTCTACCGTGCCAAGGGAGCAGTGAAAGACATGGAATTCATCCAGTTCCATCCCACAGCCCTTTTCCATCCGGGAGACCGCCCCTCGTTCCTCATCACCGAAGCCATGCGCGGTTATGGCGGCGTGCTGCGTACCAAAGACGGAAAAGAATTCATGCAGAAGTACGACCCGCGACTCTCACTGGCCCCGCGTGACATCGTGGCGCGTGCCATCGACAACGAAATGAAACAGCGCGGTGAGGACCATGTGTATCTGGACGTCACCCACAAAGACCCCGAAGAAACCAAGAAGCACTTCCCTAACATATACAAGAAATGCCTCAGCATCGGTATAGACATTACAAAGGAATACATACCGGTAGCCCCCGCCGCCCATTATCTCTGCGGTGGCATCAAGGTGGATTTGGACGGACAGAGCAGCATCCGCCGCCTGTACGCCATCGGCGAATGTTCGTGCACCGGACTGCATGGCGGCAACCGTCTGGCAAGCAACTCACTGATTGAAGCCGTGGTTTATGCCGACGCGGCAGCCAAACACGCGCTGAGCGTACTGGAACGTTATGACTTCAACGAAGACATTCCCGAATGGAACGACGAAGGTACCATTTCCACCGAAGAACGTGTCCTCATCACACAAAGCATGAAGGAAGTGAACCAGATTATGGAGGCATACGTAGGCATTGTCCGCAGCAATACCCGGTTGACACGTGCCTGGAACCGACTGGACATACTTTACGAGGAGACAGAAGCACTCTTCAAGCGGAGCAAGGCTACCCGAGAGCTGTGCGAACTGCGCAACATGATAAACGTAGGATACCTGATAACAAAGCAAGCCATGGAACGCAAGGAAAGCCGCGGACTGCACTACACGATAGACTATCCGCACGCCAAGAAATAAACATAAATCCTCTCCATCATGAGGAAACAATATTTCTCTTTCATTTTTTTGTATATTTTCTCAAGCTGTCTCTACAGTCAGACGATGGACGACAATATCATCATCAACTGCTGTGAAGACAGCTATGTTTTTAAAGAAGGCCCGGGAAACAACCCCATCGTACAAAACACCCGAAAGACCGAATATGAAGCTTCACGAATGGGAGCTACCGTACAACCTCATATGTTCTATGGCGAATTCATCTCCCTGGACGAAGCCAGGGCCAAGGGAGTACTTGCCCCCAAAGCCATCCACCGCCATGCCACACCGGAAAATGTATTCTTCGATGATACCCGCATCTGCTACTTCAACCTCTCCCTAAGCCGGCAGGGGAAAAAGGCGGCCGTACAGTTCAGCCGTACCTTCCATGACCTGCGCTACTTTACACGTATCTACTTTCCGGAGGAATACTTCATCCGCGAGAAACGTATCACCGTCACCATTCCTGCCGCATTGTCCCGTTTCCGGCTGGTGGAGAAGAACTTCGGTCCCGGTATCCGGTGTGAAAAGAGCGTGAACAAGGAAGGGGATTCCCTTTTTGTCTACACCTTAAAAGGAGTACCTGCCACCCGAAAGGAAGAAGCTGCTCCCGCAGACAACTGCCTCTATCCCCATCTGCTGGTAACCGGTTCCTTTGCGGATGTGCAGGATATGTACCGCTGGCTGAACGGACTGGCCGAGGTGGACTGCACTCTCCCCCAAGCCGAAATGCTAACGGATGAAATTACTGCCGGATGCACCGATGAACTGGAGAAGATACACCGTACCTATGCCTACGTACAGCAGAACATACGCTACATCGCCTTTGAAAACGGGTTGGCAGGACATCGGCCCGACCGGCCTGCCGAAGTGCTGCGCAAACGTTACGGCGACTGCAAGGGAATGGCACTCCTGCTGCGCACATTGCTGAAAGCCCAAGGATTCGATGCCCGAATGGCCTATATCGGTACGGACGACATCGCCAGTTCTCCCGACGAAGTACCGACACTGGCTGCCATCAACCATGCCTTCTGCCTTCTTTTCCATCAAGGGAAAAGATATTGCCTGGATGCCACCTACCGATACCTACCGCC
This genomic window contains:
- a CDS encoding tetratricopeptide repeat protein; the encoded protein is MNAKKLSFLLLILVAVACTNRSTSSEQDEMRHWNNVLQQINALLLENKARQTLDLAKQTLPEILESAEKNGTTDTLIYYARKIFNACGNNYINTKQYKDGIDYMDSIGNHPLIREHCPHELLSFKAGLNQLYGNNPEAVRLAEDYLQLPVCTSANDFIRQAEIISGVYMYSGNNLPKAIQILEKAIDVYRKGGNFPNMLRIMSRLGIYYHLSGEYEKAIATNQEAIATYNDSIAPGNVVIAYGEQANLYAELGMYDQALEMNKKAQYYSMLKDSFGLGDLYRYRAQIFRNMNQKDSVFHYLRLGEKLSMIQNSFKGVFVNKVETVNSYLDYPDSLEKALQLALSICPDTVRMPQWAKYQLNLHLGRALLQTGKEQNGIHLIDRAAQDLINMKFMEGRDANEILMDYYLAKGMNDDFARCYIRNRQFADSLDNNEKKRAVAAANIRFDANQKEKENKLLSAQVQWQQQQLFYNICISITLLLLLITTTAYFIIRRKANHQLIENNKREIQTLITRQQDLNRRNEQLTEEIERAMATNNLNSIRQLTVQSLLSREDENTFRRSFATIHPSYLPKLRESYPQLTRNEELLAMLICMNQSTDEIALIMGINRNSVNVVRSRMRKNMELPKEKSLDEVLKQYLT
- the nadB gene encoding L-aspartate oxidase, which gives rise to MVRKFDFLVIGSGLAGMSFALKVAHKGTVALICKAGLEEANTYFAQGGIASVTNLAVDNFEKHIEDTMIAGDWISDREAVEKVVRNAPEQIKELIKWGVNFDKKEDGEFDLHKEGGHSEFRILHHKDNTGAEIQTSLIEAVKQHPNITVLTDHYAVEIITQHHQGIIVTRHTPGIKCYGAYVLNEATGEVDTFLSKVTIMATGGCEAVYRHTTNPLVATGDGIAMVYRAKGAVKDMEFIQFHPTALFHPGDRPSFLITEAMRGYGGVLRTKDGKEFMQKYDPRLSLAPRDIVARAIDNEMKQRGEDHVYLDVTHKDPEETKKHFPNIYKKCLSIGIDITKEYIPVAPAAHYLCGGIKVDLDGQSSIRRLYAIGECSCTGLHGGNRLASNSLIEAVVYADAAAKHALSVLERYDFNEDIPEWNDEGTISTEERVLITQSMKEVNQIMEAYVGIVRSNTRLTRAWNRLDILYEETEALFKRSKATRELCELRNMINVGYLITKQAMERKESRGLHYTIDYPHAKK
- a CDS encoding transglutaminase domain-containing protein codes for the protein MRKQYFSFIFLYIFSSCLYSQTMDDNIIINCCEDSYVFKEGPGNNPIVQNTRKTEYEASRMGATVQPHMFYGEFISLDEARAKGVLAPKAIHRHATPENVFFDDTRICYFNLSLSRQGKKAAVQFSRTFHDLRYFTRIYFPEEYFIREKRITVTIPAALSRFRLVEKNFGPGIRCEKSVNKEGDSLFVYTLKGVPATRKEEAAPADNCLYPHLLVTGSFADVQDMYRWLNGLAEVDCTLPQAEMLTDEITAGCTDELEKIHRTYAYVQQNIRYIAFENGLAGHRPDRPAEVLRKRYGDCKGMALLLRTLLKAQGFDARMAYIGTDDIASSPDEVPTLAAINHAFCLLFHQGKRYCLDATYRYLPPEDIPQGIQGRKALVENGDSCLILTLPQQDASASTDSLNYHYRLMTDSNPPTLKGTATRVSTGEYKEYLLSLYHDTPKEKQTDLLNNQINNTAAVQSADGEYCLEADPHEDFFHQPIDTTRRKQDYLLPWRCRIVREVTIDIPQGYAVSYLPADFHIETNQGILSCSYRAGAGYIHFRKVMEIRRKRIPLALIPAWNDALRQWKKACNEQIVIRQSTL